The [Bacillus] selenitireducens MLS10 genome includes a region encoding these proteins:
- a CDS encoding CxxH/CxxC protein, with product MTEVITYCCDEHLDEAIEESLEDGGLPPDIEKLIDGAHGDVRCFMCLQQATHKVERPVK from the coding sequence ATGACAGAAGTGATTACGTACTGTTGTGATGAACATCTGGATGAGGCGATTGAAGAATCCCTTGAAGATGGCGGTCTTCCGCCGGACATTGAGAAGCTGATTGACGGGGCCCACGGGGATGTGCGCTGTTTTATGTGTTTACAGCAGGCCACTCATAAAGTGGAACGGCCAGTCAAATAA
- a CDS encoding S1C family serine protease, with product MGYYDDHAPRPESRHDRNKSGRGKTAVAGFFGAVLGALLILFGAPYLEQTGWLSAGNDDTPANQEIAGDQDGGLSPEDVEQTSSIQLETSSEVINAVDRVSDAVVGVVNMQESSGFMSPGGEGTGSGVVYKITENHAYIVTNQHVVEGAAVGQSEVDVTLTDGSRVPAELVGEDVLTDLAVLTIDADKVDTVADFGDSDQLQAGEPAIAIGNPLSFEGTVTLGIISAVERSLPVDLTGNGQTDWNAEVIQTDAAINPGNSGGALLNIQGEVIGINSMKIAQNAVEGIGFAIPTSVVVPVIQDLEEYGEVQRPQMGIVLRSLQEIPSFYWQDALGLPEDFAGGVYIEAVEPGSPADEAGLREGDVIKMMDDTEIKDANDLRRYLYTEVDIGDTMTITYFRDGEENTTELILERQVF from the coding sequence ATGGGCTATTATGATGATCATGCACCGCGCCCGGAATCCCGTCATGACAGAAATAAATCCGGCCGCGGGAAGACGGCGGTTGCAGGCTTTTTTGGTGCCGTTTTAGGCGCACTGCTGATTTTGTTTGGAGCACCGTACCTCGAACAGACCGGCTGGCTGTCTGCAGGCAATGACGATACGCCGGCTAATCAGGAGATCGCAGGAGATCAGGATGGCGGTTTGAGTCCGGAGGATGTGGAACAGACGTCATCGATTCAGCTCGAGACGAGTTCAGAAGTGATTAACGCGGTTGATCGTGTATCAGATGCGGTTGTCGGTGTTGTGAACATGCAGGAGTCCTCAGGATTTATGAGCCCAGGTGGTGAAGGTACCGGCTCCGGTGTCGTGTACAAGATCACCGAGAACCATGCTTATATCGTGACCAATCAGCACGTTGTGGAAGGGGCTGCTGTTGGACAGAGCGAGGTCGATGTGACCCTGACTGACGGGTCCCGGGTTCCGGCAGAGCTCGTCGGTGAAGACGTCCTGACGGATCTAGCTGTTTTGACCATCGATGCGGATAAAGTCGATACGGTGGCTGATTTTGGTGATTCAGATCAGCTTCAGGCAGGTGAACCTGCCATTGCTATCGGGAACCCGCTGTCTTTTGAAGGAACGGTGACCCTCGGTATTATCAGTGCCGTTGAACGAAGCCTTCCGGTGGATCTGACAGGAAACGGACAGACGGATTGGAACGCAGAAGTCATTCAGACGGATGCGGCCATCAATCCGGGAAACAGCGGTGGCGCCCTCTTAAATATTCAGGGGGAAGTCATCGGTATCAATTCCATGAAGATCGCACAAAACGCTGTTGAAGGGATCGGATTCGCCATACCGACATCCGTTGTGGTTCCGGTGATTCAGGATCTTGAGGAATACGGGGAAGTGCAGCGTCCGCAGATGGGGATCGTTCTCCGTTCCTTGCAGGAAATCCCGAGCTTTTACTGGCAGGACGCCCTCGGTCTCCCGGAAGACTTTGCCGGCGGTGTGTATATTGAAGCAGTCGAGCCAGGCAGCCCCGCAGATGAGGCGGGTCTTCGTGAAGGGGATGTCATCAAAATGATGGATGACACCGAAATTAAAGATGCCAATGACTTGAGGCGTTATCTGTATACGGAAGTCGATATCGGGGACACGATGACGATCACGTATTTCAGAGACGGAGAAGAAAACACGACGGAGCTCATCCTTGAAAGACAGGTCTTCTGA
- a CDS encoding MBL fold metallo-hydrolase yields the protein MTMQFSVLASGSTGNAIYVETGEKRVLIDAGLSGKKIEAAMSRIGRSLSDVDALLISHEHSDHIKGAGVLARKYSLPIYANEKTWLAMDGMLGKISPEQKFHFQRDERLAFGDLDIESFGVSHDAADPMFFSFMHGKRKLTILTDTGYVSDRMAGMARSANKLIFESNHDTEMLRMGRYPWSVKRRILGDEGHVSNVDAGVALHEIIGEEPTDVYLAHLSLDNNMKDLARMTVEQTLQQYDRPVGDSIRLFDTDPYEPTPLKVV from the coding sequence ATGACGATGCAGTTCAGCGTACTGGCAAGCGGCAGTACAGGTAATGCAATCTATGTGGAAACCGGGGAGAAACGGGTGCTGATAGACGCCGGCCTGAGCGGCAAAAAAATCGAGGCTGCGATGAGCCGGATCGGACGGAGTCTGTCTGATGTGGATGCTCTTCTCATCAGTCACGAACACAGCGATCATATTAAAGGCGCCGGTGTCCTGGCAAGAAAATACAGTCTGCCGATTTACGCCAATGAGAAGACCTGGCTCGCGATGGACGGGATGCTCGGCAAAATCAGTCCGGAGCAGAAGTTCCATTTTCAGCGCGATGAGCGCCTGGCTTTCGGCGATCTCGATATAGAATCATTCGGTGTCAGTCATGATGCTGCGGACCCGATGTTCTTCTCATTCATGCACGGGAAGAGGAAGCTGACGATTTTGACGGATACCGGCTATGTCAGTGACCGAATGGCCGGGATGGCGAGGTCGGCGAATAAGCTGATTTTCGAATCGAATCATGATACAGAAATGCTGCGGATGGGCCGATATCCGTGGAGCGTTAAGCGCCGTATCCTTGGCGATGAGGGACATGTGTCCAATGTGGATGCCGGTGTTGCTTTGCACGAAATCATCGGTGAAGAACCGACGGATGTCTATCTGGCGCATTTGAGCCTTGATAATAATATGAAGGACCTTGCACGGATGACGGTGGAACAGACCCTGCAGCAATACGACCGACCCGTCGGTGATTCGATCAGGCTCTTTGATACAGATCCATATGAACCGACCCCGTTAAAAGTGGTTTGA